A section of the Gallus gallus isolate bGalGal1 chromosome 4, bGalGal1.mat.broiler.GRCg7b, whole genome shotgun sequence genome encodes:
- the TLR1B gene encoding toll-like receptor 6 isoform X2, whose protein sequence is MTKNMRYLRNCFIYNCLFVFTFWDNIGLAKKNELFASVPNNFLEDGLDKKNMSFSHSYANNQHYKADYGWVVIENTMESLSLSEIADDNVRKLITLLSKFRKGSRLRNLTLTNMSVDWKDIIKVLQVVWHSSIEYFNINNLTQLGNVDDVYNIFANMNIAALTIAESELIHMLCPSSDSPLRYINFSKNDLTDLLFQNCDKLIQLETFILHRNKFESLSKVSFMTSRMKSLRYLDMSSNLLRNSRAEGRCQWADSLAELDLSSNQLTEAVFECLPANINKVDLQNNQIASVPKGITELHSLQELNLASNRLADLPGCRAFTSLEILNIERNLILTPSADFFETCPSVKELQAGQNPFKCSCELQDFLRLERQSGGKLSGWPEAYVCKYPEDLSGTQLKDFHLTELACNTTLLLVTALLLTLVLVAVVAFLCIYLDVPWYVRMLWQWTQTKRRAWHDCPEERETALQFHAFISYSERDSLWVKNELIPNLEKGEGCIQLCQHERNFIPGKSIVENIINCIEKSYKSIFVLSPNFVQSEWCHYELYFAHHKLFSENSNSLILILLEPIPPYVIPARYHKLKALMAKRTYLEWPKERSKHALFWANLRAAISINLSVADEQNRTEV, encoded by the exons ATGACAAAGAATATGAGATATCTCAGGAACTGTTTTATTTACAACTGTCTGTTTGTATTCACTTTCTGGGACAATATTGGCCTGGCTAAGAAAAATGAACTCTTTGCATCTGTTCCTAACAATTTTCTAGAAGATGGtttggacaaaaaaaatatgagtTTTTCACACTCATACGCAAATAATCAGCACTACAAAGCTGATTATGGTTGGGTTGTGATAGAAAATACTATGGAAAGCCTATCATTGTCAGAAATCGCAGATGACAATGTAAGAAAATTAATAACTTTACTATCTAAATTTAGAAAAGGCTCCAGGCTACGAAATCTGACACTGACAAATATGTCAGTGGACTGGAAAGATATTATTAAAGTACTTCAGGTTGTATGGCACTCATCCATTGAATACTTCAATATCAACAACTTAACACAACTGGGGAACGTT GATGACGTTTATAACATATTTGCAAACATGAATATTGCAGCCTTGACAATAGCTGAATCTGAGTTAATTCATATGCTGTGTCCTTCATCTGACAGTCCCCTTAGATATATAAATTTCTCAAAGAATGATTTAACAGATCTGCTATTTCAGAACTGTGACAAACTAATTCAACTGGagacatttattttgcataggAATAAATTTGAAAGCCTTTCCAAGGTGAGCTTCATGACCAGCCGTATGAAATCACTGAGGTATCTGGACATGAGCAGCAACTTGCTGCGTAACAGTAGAGCTGAGGGGCGCTGTCAGTGGGCTGATTCTCTGGCAGAGCTGGACCTGTCCTCCAACCAGCTGACAGAGGCTGTGTTTGAGTGCTTGCCAGCTAATATCAACAAAGTGGACCTACAAAACAACCAGATTGCCAGTGTCCCCAAGGGGATCACTGAGCTGCACTCATTGCAGGAGCTGAACCTGGCATCCAACCGGCTGGCCGACCTGCCAGGGTGCAGGGCCTTTACAAGCCTGGAGATCCTGAACATAGAGAGGAATTTGATCCTCACCCCATCTGCCGACTTCTTTGAGACCTGCCCGAGCGTGAAGGAGCTGCAAGCTGGGCAAAACCCGTTCAAGTGTTCGTGTGAGCTGCAGGACTTCCTGCGCCTGGAGAGGCAGTCTGGGGGCAAGCTGTCCGGCTGGCCAGAGGCGTACGTGTGCAAGTACCCAGAAGACTTGAGCGGAACACAGCTGAAGGACTTCCACTTGACCGAGCTGGCTTGCAACACGACTCTGCTGCTtgtgacagctctgctgctgaccctggtgctggtggctgtggtggCCTTTCTGTGCATCTACCTGGATGTGCCGTGGTACGTGCGGATGCTGTGGCAGTGGACGCAGACGAAGAGGAGAGCTTGGCACGACTGCCCCGAGGAGCGGGAAActgctctgcagttccacgccTTCATTTCCTACAGCGAACGCGATTCCCTGTGGGTGAAGAATGAGCTGATCCCCAATTTGGAGAAGGGGGAGGGCTGCATCCAGCTGTGTCAGCATGAGAGGAACTTTATCCCTGGCAAAAGCATTGTGGAGAACATCATTAACTGCATTGAGAAGAGCTACAAGTCCATCTTTGTGTTGTCGCCCAACTTTGTGCAGAGCGAGTGGTGTCACTACGAGCTGTACTTTGCCCATCACAAGTTGTTTAGTGAGAACTCCAACAGCTTAATCCTGATCTTGCTGGAGCCAATCCCTCCATACGTTATCCCTGCGAGGTACCACAAGCTGAAGGCTCTCATGGCAAAGAGAACCTACCTGGAGTGGCCAAAGGAGAGGAGCAAGCATGCCCTTTTCTGGGCTAACCTGAGGGCAGCTATTAGCATCAATCTATCAGTGGCTGAcgaacagaacagaacagaagtgTGA
- the TLR1B gene encoding toll-like receptor 6 isoform X1: MTKNMRYLRNCFIYNCLFVFTFWDNIGLAKKNELFASVPNNFLEDGLDKKNMSFSHSYANNQHYKADYGWVVIENTMESLSLSEIADDNVRKLITLLSKFRKGSRLRNLTLTNMSVDWKDIIKVLQVVWHSSIEYFNINNLTQLGNVVSTRFDYSKTSMKAFAVNKVLITDLYFSQDDVYNIFANMNIAALTIAESELIHMLCPSSDSPLRYINFSKNDLTDLLFQNCDKLIQLETFILHRNKFESLSKVSFMTSRMKSLRYLDMSSNLLRNSRAEGRCQWADSLAELDLSSNQLTEAVFECLPANINKVDLQNNQIASVPKGITELHSLQELNLASNRLADLPGCRAFTSLEILNIERNLILTPSADFFETCPSVKELQAGQNPFKCSCELQDFLRLERQSGGKLSGWPEAYVCKYPEDLSGTQLKDFHLTELACNTTLLLVTALLLTLVLVAVVAFLCIYLDVPWYVRMLWQWTQTKRRAWHDCPEERETALQFHAFISYSERDSLWVKNELIPNLEKGEGCIQLCQHERNFIPGKSIVENIINCIEKSYKSIFVLSPNFVQSEWCHYELYFAHHKLFSENSNSLILILLEPIPPYVIPARYHKLKALMAKRTYLEWPKERSKHALFWANLRAAISINLSVADEQNRTEV, encoded by the coding sequence ATGACAAAGAATATGAGATATCTCAGGAACTGTTTTATTTACAACTGTCTGTTTGTATTCACTTTCTGGGACAATATTGGCCTGGCTAAGAAAAATGAACTCTTTGCATCTGTTCCTAACAATTTTCTAGAAGATGGtttggacaaaaaaaatatgagtTTTTCACACTCATACGCAAATAATCAGCACTACAAAGCTGATTATGGTTGGGTTGTGATAGAAAATACTATGGAAAGCCTATCATTGTCAGAAATCGCAGATGACAATGTAAGAAAATTAATAACTTTACTATCTAAATTTAGAAAAGGCTCCAGGCTACGAAATCTGACACTGACAAATATGTCAGTGGACTGGAAAGATATTATTAAAGTACTTCAGGTTGTATGGCACTCATCCATTGAATACTTCAATATCAACAACTTAACACAACTGGGGAACGTTGTAAGTACTCGCTTCGACTATTCAAAAACATCCATGAAAGCATTTGCAGTGAATAAGGTTTTAATCACAGATCTCTACTTTTCACAGGATGACGTTTATAACATATTTGCAAACATGAATATTGCAGCCTTGACAATAGCTGAATCTGAGTTAATTCATATGCTGTGTCCTTCATCTGACAGTCCCCTTAGATATATAAATTTCTCAAAGAATGATTTAACAGATCTGCTATTTCAGAACTGTGACAAACTAATTCAACTGGagacatttattttgcataggAATAAATTTGAAAGCCTTTCCAAGGTGAGCTTCATGACCAGCCGTATGAAATCACTGAGGTATCTGGACATGAGCAGCAACTTGCTGCGTAACAGTAGAGCTGAGGGGCGCTGTCAGTGGGCTGATTCTCTGGCAGAGCTGGACCTGTCCTCCAACCAGCTGACAGAGGCTGTGTTTGAGTGCTTGCCAGCTAATATCAACAAAGTGGACCTACAAAACAACCAGATTGCCAGTGTCCCCAAGGGGATCACTGAGCTGCACTCATTGCAGGAGCTGAACCTGGCATCCAACCGGCTGGCCGACCTGCCAGGGTGCAGGGCCTTTACAAGCCTGGAGATCCTGAACATAGAGAGGAATTTGATCCTCACCCCATCTGCCGACTTCTTTGAGACCTGCCCGAGCGTGAAGGAGCTGCAAGCTGGGCAAAACCCGTTCAAGTGTTCGTGTGAGCTGCAGGACTTCCTGCGCCTGGAGAGGCAGTCTGGGGGCAAGCTGTCCGGCTGGCCAGAGGCGTACGTGTGCAAGTACCCAGAAGACTTGAGCGGAACACAGCTGAAGGACTTCCACTTGACCGAGCTGGCTTGCAACACGACTCTGCTGCTtgtgacagctctgctgctgaccctggtgctggtggctgtggtggCCTTTCTGTGCATCTACCTGGATGTGCCGTGGTACGTGCGGATGCTGTGGCAGTGGACGCAGACGAAGAGGAGAGCTTGGCACGACTGCCCCGAGGAGCGGGAAActgctctgcagttccacgccTTCATTTCCTACAGCGAACGCGATTCCCTGTGGGTGAAGAATGAGCTGATCCCCAATTTGGAGAAGGGGGAGGGCTGCATCCAGCTGTGTCAGCATGAGAGGAACTTTATCCCTGGCAAAAGCATTGTGGAGAACATCATTAACTGCATTGAGAAGAGCTACAAGTCCATCTTTGTGTTGTCGCCCAACTTTGTGCAGAGCGAGTGGTGTCACTACGAGCTGTACTTTGCCCATCACAAGTTGTTTAGTGAGAACTCCAACAGCTTAATCCTGATCTTGCTGGAGCCAATCCCTCCATACGTTATCCCTGCGAGGTACCACAAGCTGAAGGCTCTCATGGCAAAGAGAACCTACCTGGAGTGGCCAAAGGAGAGGAGCAAGCATGCCCTTTTCTGGGCTAACCTGAGGGCAGCTATTAGCATCAATCTATCAGTGGCTGAcgaacagaacagaacagaagtgTGA